TTTCCAAGTCTGCAAACATCCATCAAAATGTTTTGGGCATCTCTAAATTTGTAGGACTCAATTAAAAGTTCAATTTCTTTGTAATATGCGTTTAATTGATTTAATAAATTAAAATCAGCCTCATTCCAATTACCTGAATTTGGTACTTTCCCATTGTAGTATTTATGAGTAAGTACCATAACCCTATTAACAAAATTGCCTAGAATGGATACAAGTTCGTTATTAATTCTTGCCTGGTAATCTTTCCAAGTAAATTCACTATCTTTTGTTTCTGGGGCGATTGATGTAAGAACGTACCTCAGTTCATCCTCTTTTTGAGGGAAATCTTCCAGATATTCATGAAGCCATACTGCCCAATTTCTTGAAGTTGAAATTTTGTCTCCTTCTAAATTTAAAAATTCATTCGCCGGGATATTTTCGGGAAGAATATAAGATCCTTCTGCCAAAAGGGTAATAGGGAAAATTATGCAATGAAAAACTATATTATCTTTTCCAATGAAATGAATTAGTTTTGAGTTGTTTTCCGGATTGTCTTGTTTTTTCCAAAACCTTTCCCATTCATTTCCTGTAGAATTTGGAAGATTATTGAAGTAGTCTTTGGTAGCAGAGATATATCCAATAGGTGCATCAAACCAAACGTACAATACTTTCCCTTCGCTATTATCAATTGGGACTTTAACCCCCCAATCCAAGTCGCGAGTCATAGCTCTTGGCTGTAATCCTTGGTTCAACCAACTTTTGCATTGTCCAATTACATTTGCCTTCCAATCGTTTTGGTGCTTTGTAACTATAAAATCCCACATTTCCTTTTCATACTTATCTAAAGGTAGGAACCAATTTTTGGTTTCTTTAAGGATGGGAGGACTACCGCTTAATTTAGATTTTGGATTAATCAGGTCGATAGGAGATAAGGATGTTCCACATTTTTCGCATTGATCTCCATATGCTTTTTCGTTGCCACATTTAGGGCAAGTTCCTTCAATATATCGGTCGGCAAGAAATTGATTTACCTCCTGGTCGAAATATTGTTCAGTAACCTGTTCAATAAATCCGCCCTTTTCATAGATGGTCTTAAAGATCTCTTGGGCTGTTTTATGGTGAAGGGGTTTGGATGTTCTCGAATAGATATCGAATGAAATTCCAAATTCCCGGAATGCTCTCTCCATCAAAGTATGGTATTTGTCAACCACCAATTGAGGGCTAATACCTTCATTTTTTGCTTTAATGGTTATAGGTACACCGTGTTCATCACTCCCACAAATAAATAAAATTTCATCACCTTTTAGTCTTCTATATCTGGCATAAATATCAGCCGGCAAGTAAGCTCCTGCAATATGTCCAATATGTAGAGGCCCATTTGCATAAGGCAACGCGGCAGTAATTGTATAAAGGTTCTTTTTCAAGTCAAGAATTTAAAGTGCGAAGCTAAAACGAAATTTATAATTATGAATTCCTGAAAGGGAAGTAAAAGTTGCAGTAATTTAGTTGGAACCCGATTGGATTGTTTTTTGAAGTATTTTAAGTTCCCGAACCTTTTCAACTATTCCAAGTTTTTCGTATGACAAAATGAGATTGTTGAGTAACCTAATCATAATGTCCAAATTACTACAAGGTTCATAGAACTGTTTCTCCGGAGTTCTGTTTATTTGTTTAAGAAAGGTATCAATATCATTCTGCCCAAAAATGGAACCCTTACTAAATGGATTTATATAAAAGTAAATCCTATTAGAATTGATGAGGCTAGTAGGAATTTCATGTTTTAGATCCTGATAACACACAATAAAATGTTCAGGTAGATTTACTCCAAAAATTGGAATATCCAAACTTTGGGCAATAATGCAATAAATAATAGAAAGAGAGAGAGGGTTTCCCTTTTTGGTCTCTAATACATTATTAATATAGGAGTTTGTTGGAGAATGATAATTTGTAGTATTTCCTCCAAATCCGTGGATTTCAAATAAAATATGGTTGAGTA
This Bacteroidia bacterium DNA region includes the following protein-coding sequences:
- the metG gene encoding methionine--tRNA ligase → MKKNLYTITAALPYANGPLHIGHIAGAYLPADIYARYRRLKGDEILFICGSDEHGVPITIKAKNEGISPQLVVDKYHTLMERAFREFGISFDIYSRTSKPLHHKTAQEIFKTIYEKGGFIEQVTEQYFDQEVNQFLADRYIEGTCPKCGNEKAYGDQCEKCGTSLSPIDLINPKSKLSGSPPILKETKNWFLPLDKYEKEMWDFIVTKHQNDWKANVIGQCKSWLNQGLQPRAMTRDLDWGVKVPIDNSEGKVLYVWFDAPIGYISATKDYFNNLPNSTGNEWERFWKKQDNPENNSKLIHFIGKDNIVFHCIIFPITLLAEGSYILPENIPANEFLNLEGDKISTSRNWAVWLHEYLEDFPQKEDELRYVLTSIAPETKDSEFTWKDYQARINNELVSILGNFVNRVMVLTHKYYNGKVPNSGNWNEADFNLLNQLNAYYKEIELLIESYKFRDAQNILMDVCRLGNKYLTENEPWKTINSDPERTSTVLNVSLQFTFWLGSLMEPFLPNSQKKINDLLNGPSNKIYNGDFLYTPLPVGHSLKPSKILFQPISDEAIQEQLAKLEKLKITPTITIENQKPEISYEDFTKLDLRIGSILAAEKVPNTEKLLKLTVDLGFEKRTIVSGIANFHNPTEIIGQQVIVVVNLSPRKIKGIESKGMILMAEDENKILHFTNSNNLAKPGDIIS
- a CDS encoding transglutaminase-like domain-containing protein; protein product: MNETEIKALLSLLEDPDEKISSQISEKILSLGIEVIPKLELHWESTFDAFVQKKIETLIHQIQFDNIVKALSIWSTIGTQDLLQGAILIAKYQYPDLNEDKIKTHLDLIRQDTWLELNPRLTVLEKIKVLNHILFEIHGFGGNTTNYHSPTNSYINNVLETKKGNPLSLSIIYCIIAQSLDIPIFGVNLPEHFIVCYQDLKHEIPTSLINSNRIYFYINPFSKGSIFGQNDIDTFLKQINRTPEKQFYEPCSNLDIMIRLLNNLILSYEKLGIVEKVRELKILQKTIQSGSN